The Humulus lupulus chromosome 7, drHumLupu1.1, whole genome shotgun sequence region CAAAATCAAGGAAGGGCAAATAAACTTGTGTAAAGGATCTATGGTGATAATGAAGGGAGTCAAGAAAGAAGGCCTATACGATCTAATAGGTGAACCGATTGCAAAGAGTCACAATACAGTGACAGAATCGCCAGAAGACTCAAAGGCAACACTTTGGCACAGAAGGCTTGGCCACATTAGTGAAAGTAGATTACAAATTGTGAGTGACCAGCAATTATTGGGAAAGGACAAAGTCAGTAAAGTGGATTTTTGTGAGTATTGTATACTTGGAAAACATCATAGGCTCAAATTCAAAGCAGGTACAcacaaagctaaagctatactaGAGTATATTCATTTTGATATATGGGGTTCGGAAAAAACTGCTACGTGGGGGTAACATTTATTTCATGTCTAGAGTAGATGATTTCTCTAGAAATGTCGTACTGAAAACTGTTTACGGTTCAGAAACACAAAAGACATCCGCTGATGGAGCATTTTTTGGACCCAGGCAACAaattttccctataaatatataccACACATAAGACTGAACTTGAGTTGATTTCTAGGCACATTGCACTGTattatatcatattatatatagatGTTCGATAATCcatatatttcattttttttaggtAGACAATATATTATAAGGGGCTTATTCTCTATATCATTTTAGCTAATAATTGTCAGAAACTGGCTCCAAATATAAGCGACAACATTGCCTCTCTCTGCCATATGAGAATGAGAACCACCACCAATGAGACATCTCTATATCTCACTTTAACTAATTAAAGTTCAATTATTGATccaaaaaataatataacattattttTATCGTGTGAAAAGCTACTATAATCTCAGTTACATTACATATGTAGATATAATAAGTCAATGGAAatgatatatttatgtatattataTTAACTTGTGGAAAGTAACGAAGACTTTAACCGCAAAAAATAAATGTCAATATCATGTAAATATATGGATATAACTATACAAGAACACATGAGATGTTTTACTATTATTAGTGTATAATTAAATAATGGATCCCACATATATTAAATTATTGAGTAATATTAGAAATCGGTAATCATTTTTAATTAAGATGTCACTTTATGTAGTGTTGGTCACCTTAAAGTTGTAATTTAAGATAATTACTAAAGGACATTCTATGGTGCCTAATGCCTTATGATAGGGCATATTGTCATTAGAGCAATTTAATATCGCAACTCACATATTCTAATTTCTTCtaacggaaattcttgattttaacgatTTGTTTTGATAAGTTTAActgaatattctaaatatttaacggaatatatccttaaaactaattaaaaatatatatttattaattatattaatattaatatatatttattaattatattaatattaatataaatttaaatttaaatttaaattcaaatgttataaaatatcattattataataatatgtaatacaaaattagatattcaataattatattaatataaatttaaatattatataatattactaTGATAATAATATGTAATCCTAGTTTTTTACTaattatactaatataaattcaaatattattattataataatatttaatacaagtataaatatttaatacttatattaatatatatttaaatattataaaatatcattataataatatataatacataatcttaatttttattacaaaaattatcGTTTATGTTTATAAAagttgttatattatatatatgtatattaaaaaaaatataaataatattttggtttaatttttcaattaatatgtttatgtcatttttttatatataatattatttatttatttgaaatttatatgacaatgatataaatttaataaaatattaataaattttataaataaaactaagcaaacatgcattaTATTATTTGTATTTAGTAAATTAGAATATACGAAACTCGTTATTAATTTGCAACAATTATGATATGGCATGTTAAAAGAAGTCATACACCCTAGAGTCTCTTATATCAATTCTCGTGTTCTACAATCACAACAAACCCTTTTAATGCCAATTAGCTGTATATTTGGGCTATTATTATATAGTTCAATTAATACAATGCCGTACGTAGTAGTATTAATTTGTCTGTTATATCGATCAGTCTAATTAAGTTGTATTATATAATTAAGTGGATttctatattattatattttatataagatCTAGTAGAATTATATATATCTCTGTACAAAAAGGAAATAGATAAAAAAATTTTTTTGGTTTTAATGAATTTTTTCGCTAActcttattaaaaataaatatgtattaattatactaatataaatttaaatattataaaatattattattatgataatatttaatatatgaattcaaatattataaaatataattattataataatatataatacataatcttaatttttattaaattttttatcatttatatttataaagaaaatatttttttattacttaatataacttaattaaatatatattcatattaaataacaacaaatattataaatacattatatataagtgtcgtaTGTATAAATAGTATGACTGTGTAACCacataagaaattataataatatttatattctataaaaaataaacaaatttctTCTCTAATTATAtaaatgtgtgatttgaataatattatgaaTGTTTTATACATTGCACTATatgatataaaatattattatatattaaaaaaatcataaatgatGTTTAGgtttaattgttattttaatatattatatataatattgtttatttatttaaaatttatatgataataaaaatttaataaatatatttcataattattttaaaaaaattaaatagaatatGCATTTCACAttgtacctagtatatatatattactaacCAAACGTCTGAGTCATTATAAATCTTCATATCTAGTTTGGAATAAAGGTGACTTAATTAATCAATCATATCATATATTTAGTCGGTTCATAGGCTcaatttataaattttcaaaagatattttttttttcctttcaataATATATTCAAGCGTGTGAACCAACACCTTTTTTTTTTGGCCATGGACAATTGAATTATTctttcacacacacatatataatttaatttggccttttagtaaaagaaaaaagaaataattatCATACCTAACTTTAATTCATGATAAGAAATGGTAATGTTGTATATTTacttagattttttttcttttagtaattgtcggttaaataataaaatagatatatatatttttaatatgaaAATCAATCCTAAAGACAAAAAATTTAATTTCTTTCATGGCAGTTGGAAAAAAAATACCTTGAAATAACTTTGTAGTCTTTGAATAATTAAAAAGTagtttgaccaaaaaatttcatGCATATATGTGTTCAAAAACAAATAATTTCAATACATAGGAGTTTTTGGTAAtccttaaaaaaaatagttttttatttaattaattaaaattttgaaaattaaacataaaatagtatTTGATAACTCtattcttatttattatttttaaaaaatttaattaaaatttattaaattttgaaaacaaaaattttccactttcaaaatatttttcaactgttttttatatttttttatcttcttcaaattaacaccttatgttatattgtgaaataaaaaataaaaataaaaattatcaaatatatttattatattttttgtttttaaaaacaaaaaaataataaatttttatttttattttttgtttaaaaaaaaatagttatcaaatatatttttattttttaaaaatatagaaacaaaaataaaaataatatttctatttttttgtttaaaaaattcaaaaataaaaattttaccaaaatgatatctttaaaaaaaataaaaaataaaaaataaaaaatgatattaaGATATATATAGGTGTTTTCTATAGTAGGCCATTTTGTCTCTCAAGGCTAAACCCACTTTATATTTCATTTTTTTCATATTGATTTGATATCACTTGTTTTTCTATAGTACCATCTCTCTTCTTCTTGATCTCTTATCGAAACAATatatttttaggtttttttttaattttttaattcaaaaaaaaaaagaaaaaaaaaacagaatcaTGGCATCTTCTTTCTCACTCTTTCTCCACAAAAATCTCAGACATAATCCGATTCCGATGACCACCCTTAACTCTTCATTTAACTGTAATAACAGCTTCTTAGCAAGATACAGAAACAATCTCAGAACAACAACTACAACCAAAGCTCCTTCTTTGAGCATTATCGCGTGTTCATCATTACCACCATCATCTTCATCGTCATCACTCTCAAAAACCCTTTTAAGCCCTGATCAGTTAAAGGTCGACCACCATCATCATCGAGATCACGATCACGATCACGATCACGATGAACATTACGATCTGGTTTACGACGAGGACGAGAGGGAACTGAGTGAAATATGGAGAGAGATTCAAGGTTCGAACAACTGGGAAGGTCTACTGGACCCTTTGAACTCTCATCTCCGGCAGGAAATAATCCGGTACGGCGAGTTCTCCCAAGCCAGCTACGACTCCTTCGACTTCGACCCTCACTCCAAGTACTGCGGCACCTGTAAATACCAAGGAGCCCATTTCTTCGAACGCCTCGACATGGCTGACCGTGGCTACCAAATCAGTCGATACCTCTACGCCACCTCGAACATCAACCTCCCAAACTTCTTCCAGAAATCGAAGATGAGCAGCGTTTGGAGCACACACGCCAACTGGATGGGATACGTCGCCGTTTCGACCGACGACTCCGAGACCGCCAGGCTCGGCCGCCGTGACATCCTCATCGCCTGGAGAGGAACCGTCACTTACCTCGAGTGGTTATGCGACCTCAAGGATATTCTCCGTCCGGCAGAGTTCGGAACCGATCCGACGGTCAAGATCGAGTCCGGTTTCTACGATCTCTACACCAAGAAAGAACGCGGTTGCAAGTACTGCTCGTTCTCGGCGCGTGAGCAAGTACTCGCGGAGGTTAAACGTCTGTTGGAGTATTACGACGGTGCAGAGATTAGCATCACCGTCACCGGTCACAGCCTAGGCGCGGCTCTTGCTTTGATAAGCGCGTACGACATAGCCGAAGTTGGGCTAAACGACGTCGTTGGTGACGGTGACAACTCTTCTAAAATCCCAGTCACCGTGTTCTCCTTCGCCGGGCCGAGAGTAGGGAACCTGAAATTCAAAGTACGGTGCGAAGAGCTGGGAGTCAAAGTACTGAGAATAGTCAACGTTCACGACGTGGTCCCGACGGTGCCGGGGATAGTAACGAACGAGAAGTTTCAGTTCCAGAAGTACATCGAGGAAGCGATGTCGTTTCCATGGAGTTACGCACACGTGGGAGTGGAGCTCGCTGTGGACCACACCAAAAGCCCATTTCTGAAGCCCAATAAGGATCCGGGCTCGGC contains the following coding sequences:
- the LOC133790450 gene encoding phospholipase A1-Igamma3, chloroplastic; translated protein: MASSFSLFLHKNLRHNPIPMTTLNSSFNCNNSFLARYRNNLRTTTTTKAPSLSIIACSSLPPSSSSSSLSKTLLSPDQLKVDHHHHRDHDHDHDHDEHYDLVYDEDERELSEIWREIQGSNNWEGLLDPLNSHLRQEIIRYGEFSQASYDSFDFDPHSKYCGTCKYQGAHFFERLDMADRGYQISRYLYATSNINLPNFFQKSKMSSVWSTHANWMGYVAVSTDDSETARLGRRDILIAWRGTVTYLEWLCDLKDILRPAEFGTDPTVKIESGFYDLYTKKERGCKYCSFSAREQVLAEVKRLLEYYDGAEISITVTGHSLGAALALISAYDIAEVGLNDVVGDGDNSSKIPVTVFSFAGPRVGNLKFKVRCEELGVKVLRIVNVHDVVPTVPGIVTNEKFQFQKYIEEAMSFPWSYAHVGVELAVDHTKSPFLKPNKDPGSAHNLEALLHLVDGYHGKGRRFRLATKRDVALVNKNCDLLRGEYGVPPNWRQDENKGMVRNSDGRWVLPERPRLEGHPPDMAEHLKKVLTRNINEDNGSSNGAQQLGSA